The following proteins are encoded in a genomic region of Takifugu rubripes chromosome 21, fTakRub1.2, whole genome shotgun sequence:
- the LOC101071467 gene encoding sarcoplasmic/endoplasmic reticulum calcium ATPase 2 isoform X2 — MENAHTKSVEEVYSYFCVNESTGLSLDEVKRQKEKWGLNELPAEEGKSLWELVLEQFEDLLVRILLLAACISFVLAWFEEGEETITAFVEPFVILLILIANAIVGVWQERNAEDAIEALKEYEPEMGKVYRQDRKTVQRIKARDIVPGDIVEVAVGDKVPADIRICSIKSTTLRVDQSILTGESVSVIKHTDPVPDPRAVNQDKKNMLFSGTNIAAGKAVGVVVASGVNTEIGKIRDEMAATEQEKTPLQQKLDEFGEQLSKVISLICIAVWIINIGHFNDPVHGGSWFRGAVYYFKIAVALAVAAIPEGLPAVITTCLALGTRRMAKKNAIVRSLPSVETLGCTSVICSDKTGTLTTNQMSVCRMFVVNKVEHDSCSLSEFTITGSTYAPEGEVYQDGKHVKCTQNDALVELATICALCNDSSLDFNEVKGVYEKVGEATETALTCLVEKMNVFDTDVASLSKIDRANACNSVIKQLMKKDFTLEFSRDRKSMSVYCTPKNRSMGKMFVKGAPEGVIERCTHVRLGNNKVPLTAGVREKIMSVIREYGTGNDTLRCLALATRDNPPKIEDMVLSETAKFAEYESDLTFVGCVGMLDPPRQEVAASIMLCRQAGIRVIMITGDNKGTAVAICRRIGILTEDDDVDFMAFTGREFDELSPQAQRDAVTHARCFARVEPSHKSKIVEYLQGFDEITAMTGDGVNDAPALKKAEIGIAMGSGTAVAKSASEMVLADDNFSSIVAAVEEGRAIYNNMKQFIRYLISSNVGEVVCIFLTAALGFPEALIPVQLLWVNLVTDGLPATALGFNPPDLDIMEKPPRNAKEPLISGWLFFRYLAIGGYVGAATVGAAAWWFTLSEDGPQVTLYQLSHFLQCAPDNPEFEGLDCHVFESPYPMTMALSVLVTIEMCNALNSLSENQSLLRMPPWENVWLLGAICLSMSLHFLILYVEPLPVIFQITPLDTIQWMMVLKISLPVILLDELLKYFARYYMDFAKANMFGADFTKANVQR, encoded by the exons ATGGAAAACGCTCACACGAAGAGTGTGGAAGAAGTTTACAGTTATTTCTGCGTCAATGAAAGCACGGGACTTTCGCTGGACGAGGTGAAGCGGCAGAAGGAGAAATGGGGCCTAAACG AGTTACCAGCTGAAGAAG GAAAGTCTTTGTGGGAGCTGGTCCTCGAGCAGTTTGAAGATTTACTTGTTAGAATTCTTCTTCTGGCTGCGTGTATATCTTTT GTCTTGGCCTGGTttgaagagggagaagaaactATCACTGCCTTTGTGGAGCCTTTTGTAATTTTACTCATTCTTATAGCTAATGCCATCGTGGGTGTGTGGCAG GAACGCAATGCTGAAGATGCCATTGAGGCGCTCAAGGAGTACGAGCCCGAGATGGGCAAGGTGTACCGGCAGGACAGGAAGACGGTGCAGAGGATCAAAGCCCGTGACATCGTGCCTGGTGACATTGTGGAAGTCGCCG TTGGAGACAAGGTTCCTGCTGACATCCGTATCTGTTCGATCAAATCAACAACCCTGAGGGTTGACCAGTCCATTCTGACCG GTGAATCTGTGTCTGTGATCAAACACACTGACCCCGTGCCTGACCCTCGCGCTGTCAATCAGGACAAGAAGAACATGCTCTTCTCT GGCACCAACATCGCGGCTGGGAAAGCCGTGGGTGTCGTCGTGGCCTCGGGCGTCAATACGGAGATCGGGAAGATCCGTGATGAGATGGCTGCTACCGAGCAGGAGAAGACGCccctgcagcagaagctggacgAGTTTGGCGAGCAGCTGTCCAAGGTCATATCCCTCATTTGCATCGCCGTGTGGATCATCAACATCGGCCACTTCAACGACCCCGTCCACGGAGGCTCCTGGTTTCGTGGGGCTGTCTACTACTTTAAGATCGCAGTCGCGTTGGCCGTGGCTGCCATCCCTGAAGGTCTCCCTGCTGTCATCACCACCTGCCTGGCCCTGGGCACACGCCGCATGGCTAAAAAGAACGCCATCGTGCGCAGCCTGCCATCTGTTGAGACCCTGGGCTGCACCTCTGTCATCTGCTCTGACAAGACGGGAACTCTGACCACCAACCAGATGTCTGTCTGCAGA ATGTTTGTCGTCAACAAGGTGGAACATGACAGCTGCTCTCTGTCAGAGTTCACCATCACTGGTTCTACCTACGCCCCCGAGGGAGAAGT GTACCAGGATGGTAAACACGTGAAATGCACCCAGAATGACGCCCTGGTTGAACTGGCGACCATCTGTGCGCTTTGCAACGACTCCTCTCTGGACTTCAATGAG GTGAAAGGCGTGTACGAGAAGGTGGGCGAGGCCACTGAGACGGCGTTGACTTGCCTCGTGGAGAAAATGAACGTCTTCGACACCGACGTCGCCAGCCTGTCAAAGATTGACAGGGCTAACGCCTGCAACTCG GTCATCAAGCAGCTGATGAAGAAGGACTTCACCCTCGAGTTCTCCAGAGACAGAAAGTCCATGTCCGTTTACTGCACCCCCAAAAACCGTTCCATGGGCAAAATGTTTGTCAAG GGCGCACCCGAGGGGGTTATTGAGAGATGTACGCACGTCAGGCTCGGAAACAACAAGGTCCCGCTCACCGCCGGCGTCAGGGAGAAGATCATGTCTGTGATCCGTGAGTACGGGACAGGCAACGACACCTTGAGGTGCCTGGCTCTCGCCACAAGAGACAACCCACCAAAAATAGAGGACATGGTCCTTTCTGAAACCGCCAAGTTCGCCGAGTACGAG TCTGACCTCACCTTTGTCGGCTGCGTCGGCATGCTCGACcctcccagacaggaagtggccgcCTCCATCATGCTGTGCCGTCAGGCCGGCATCAGAGTCATCATGATCACCGGCGACAACAAGGGCACCGCTGTGGCAATCTGCCGCCGCATCGGCATCCTGACCGAGGACGACGATGTGGACTTCATGGCGTTCACCGGCCGAGAGTTCGACGAGCTCTCCCCGCAGGCCCAGCGCGACGCGGTCACGCACGCCCGCTGCTTTGCCCGCGTGGAGCCGTCCCACAAGTCCAAGATTGTGGAATATCTGCAAGGCTTTGACGAAATCACTGCGATG ACGGGCGACGGCGTGAACGATGCCCCCGCCCTGAAGAAGGCGGAGATCGGCATCGCCATGGGCTCCGGCACCGCCGTGGCCAAGTCCGCCTCCGAGATGGTCCTGGCTGACGACAACTTCTCCTCCATCGTGGCGGCTGTGGAGGAAGGCAGAGCCATTTACAACAACATGAAGCAGTTCATCAGATATCTCATCTCCTCCAACGTGGGGGAGGTGGTCTG CATCTTTCTCACGGCGGCGCTGGGCTTCCCCGAGGCTCTGATTCCTGTTCAGCTGCTCTGGGTCAACCTGGTGACTGATGGTCTCCCCGCCACGGCCCTGGGCTTCAACCCCCCAGACCTGGACATCATGGAGAAGCCCCCTCGTAACGCCAAGGAGCCCCTCATCTCGGGCTGGCTCTTCTTCAGATACCTGGCCATTGGAG GCTATGTGGGTGCAGCCACAGTGGGGGCTGCTGCCTGGTGGTTCACGCTCTCTGAAGATGGACCTCAGGTCACTTTGTACCAGCTG AGCCACTTCCTCCAGTGCGCTCCGGACAACCCGGAGTTTGAGGGCCTGGACTGCCACGTGTTCGAGTCGCCCTACCCGATGACCATGGCGCTGTCCGTGCTCGTCACCATTGAGATGTGCAACGCTCTGAACAG ccTGTCGGAAAACCAGTCGCTGCTGCGGATGCCTCCCTGGGAAAATGTTTGGCTGCTAGGGGCCATCTGCCTCTCTATGTCCCTCCATTTCCTCATCCTCTATGTGGAGCCTCTTCCT GTCATCTTCCAGATCACCCCCCTGGACACAATCCAGTGGATGATGGTGCTAAAGATCTCCCTGCCAGTCATCCTGCTGGACGAGCTGCTAAAGTATTTTGCCCGCTACTACATGGACTTCG CGAAGGCCAA CATGTTTGGAGCGGATTTTACAAAGGCAAACGTGCAGCGATGA
- the LOC101071467 gene encoding sarcoplasmic/endoplasmic reticulum calcium ATPase 2 isoform X1, with translation MENAHTKSVEEVYSYFCVNESTGLSLDEVKRQKEKWGLNELPAEEGKSLWELVLEQFEDLLVRILLLAACISFVLAWFEEGEETITAFVEPFVILLILIANAIVGVWQERNAEDAIEALKEYEPEMGKVYRQDRKTVQRIKARDIVPGDIVEVAVGDKVPADIRICSIKSTTLRVDQSILTGESVSVIKHTDPVPDPRAVNQDKKNMLFSGTNIAAGKAVGVVVASGVNTEIGKIRDEMAATEQEKTPLQQKLDEFGEQLSKVISLICIAVWIINIGHFNDPVHGGSWFRGAVYYFKIAVALAVAAIPEGLPAVITTCLALGTRRMAKKNAIVRSLPSVETLGCTSVICSDKTGTLTTNQMSVCRMFVVNKVEHDSCSLSEFTITGSTYAPEGEVYQDGKHVKCTQNDALVELATICALCNDSSLDFNEVKGVYEKVGEATETALTCLVEKMNVFDTDVASLSKIDRANACNSVIKQLMKKDFTLEFSRDRKSMSVYCTPKNRSMGKMFVKGAPEGVIERCTHVRLGNNKVPLTAGVREKIMSVIREYGTGNDTLRCLALATRDNPPKIEDMVLSETAKFAEYESDLTFVGCVGMLDPPRQEVAASIMLCRQAGIRVIMITGDNKGTAVAICRRIGILTEDDDVDFMAFTGREFDELSPQAQRDAVTHARCFARVEPSHKSKIVEYLQGFDEITAMTGDGVNDAPALKKAEIGIAMGSGTAVAKSASEMVLADDNFSSIVAAVEEGRAIYNNMKQFIRYLISSNVGEVVCIFLTAALGFPEALIPVQLLWVNLVTDGLPATALGFNPPDLDIMEKPPRNAKEPLISGWLFFRYLAIGGYVGAATVGAAAWWFTLSEDGPQVTLYQLSHFLQCAPDNPEFEGLDCHVFESPYPMTMALSVLVTIEMCNALNSLSENQSLLRMPPWENVWLLGAICLSMSLHFLILYVEPLPVIFQITPLDTIQWMMVLKISLPVILLDELLKYFARYYMDFGKQMEKSAKGCSLPACSKGISWPFVAVSLPLVLWIYSTDTNVSAMLWP, from the exons ATGGAAAACGCTCACACGAAGAGTGTGGAAGAAGTTTACAGTTATTTCTGCGTCAATGAAAGCACGGGACTTTCGCTGGACGAGGTGAAGCGGCAGAAGGAGAAATGGGGCCTAAACG AGTTACCAGCTGAAGAAG GAAAGTCTTTGTGGGAGCTGGTCCTCGAGCAGTTTGAAGATTTACTTGTTAGAATTCTTCTTCTGGCTGCGTGTATATCTTTT GTCTTGGCCTGGTttgaagagggagaagaaactATCACTGCCTTTGTGGAGCCTTTTGTAATTTTACTCATTCTTATAGCTAATGCCATCGTGGGTGTGTGGCAG GAACGCAATGCTGAAGATGCCATTGAGGCGCTCAAGGAGTACGAGCCCGAGATGGGCAAGGTGTACCGGCAGGACAGGAAGACGGTGCAGAGGATCAAAGCCCGTGACATCGTGCCTGGTGACATTGTGGAAGTCGCCG TTGGAGACAAGGTTCCTGCTGACATCCGTATCTGTTCGATCAAATCAACAACCCTGAGGGTTGACCAGTCCATTCTGACCG GTGAATCTGTGTCTGTGATCAAACACACTGACCCCGTGCCTGACCCTCGCGCTGTCAATCAGGACAAGAAGAACATGCTCTTCTCT GGCACCAACATCGCGGCTGGGAAAGCCGTGGGTGTCGTCGTGGCCTCGGGCGTCAATACGGAGATCGGGAAGATCCGTGATGAGATGGCTGCTACCGAGCAGGAGAAGACGCccctgcagcagaagctggacgAGTTTGGCGAGCAGCTGTCCAAGGTCATATCCCTCATTTGCATCGCCGTGTGGATCATCAACATCGGCCACTTCAACGACCCCGTCCACGGAGGCTCCTGGTTTCGTGGGGCTGTCTACTACTTTAAGATCGCAGTCGCGTTGGCCGTGGCTGCCATCCCTGAAGGTCTCCCTGCTGTCATCACCACCTGCCTGGCCCTGGGCACACGCCGCATGGCTAAAAAGAACGCCATCGTGCGCAGCCTGCCATCTGTTGAGACCCTGGGCTGCACCTCTGTCATCTGCTCTGACAAGACGGGAACTCTGACCACCAACCAGATGTCTGTCTGCAGA ATGTTTGTCGTCAACAAGGTGGAACATGACAGCTGCTCTCTGTCAGAGTTCACCATCACTGGTTCTACCTACGCCCCCGAGGGAGAAGT GTACCAGGATGGTAAACACGTGAAATGCACCCAGAATGACGCCCTGGTTGAACTGGCGACCATCTGTGCGCTTTGCAACGACTCCTCTCTGGACTTCAATGAG GTGAAAGGCGTGTACGAGAAGGTGGGCGAGGCCACTGAGACGGCGTTGACTTGCCTCGTGGAGAAAATGAACGTCTTCGACACCGACGTCGCCAGCCTGTCAAAGATTGACAGGGCTAACGCCTGCAACTCG GTCATCAAGCAGCTGATGAAGAAGGACTTCACCCTCGAGTTCTCCAGAGACAGAAAGTCCATGTCCGTTTACTGCACCCCCAAAAACCGTTCCATGGGCAAAATGTTTGTCAAG GGCGCACCCGAGGGGGTTATTGAGAGATGTACGCACGTCAGGCTCGGAAACAACAAGGTCCCGCTCACCGCCGGCGTCAGGGAGAAGATCATGTCTGTGATCCGTGAGTACGGGACAGGCAACGACACCTTGAGGTGCCTGGCTCTCGCCACAAGAGACAACCCACCAAAAATAGAGGACATGGTCCTTTCTGAAACCGCCAAGTTCGCCGAGTACGAG TCTGACCTCACCTTTGTCGGCTGCGTCGGCATGCTCGACcctcccagacaggaagtggccgcCTCCATCATGCTGTGCCGTCAGGCCGGCATCAGAGTCATCATGATCACCGGCGACAACAAGGGCACCGCTGTGGCAATCTGCCGCCGCATCGGCATCCTGACCGAGGACGACGATGTGGACTTCATGGCGTTCACCGGCCGAGAGTTCGACGAGCTCTCCCCGCAGGCCCAGCGCGACGCGGTCACGCACGCCCGCTGCTTTGCCCGCGTGGAGCCGTCCCACAAGTCCAAGATTGTGGAATATCTGCAAGGCTTTGACGAAATCACTGCGATG ACGGGCGACGGCGTGAACGATGCCCCCGCCCTGAAGAAGGCGGAGATCGGCATCGCCATGGGCTCCGGCACCGCCGTGGCCAAGTCCGCCTCCGAGATGGTCCTGGCTGACGACAACTTCTCCTCCATCGTGGCGGCTGTGGAGGAAGGCAGAGCCATTTACAACAACATGAAGCAGTTCATCAGATATCTCATCTCCTCCAACGTGGGGGAGGTGGTCTG CATCTTTCTCACGGCGGCGCTGGGCTTCCCCGAGGCTCTGATTCCTGTTCAGCTGCTCTGGGTCAACCTGGTGACTGATGGTCTCCCCGCCACGGCCCTGGGCTTCAACCCCCCAGACCTGGACATCATGGAGAAGCCCCCTCGTAACGCCAAGGAGCCCCTCATCTCGGGCTGGCTCTTCTTCAGATACCTGGCCATTGGAG GCTATGTGGGTGCAGCCACAGTGGGGGCTGCTGCCTGGTGGTTCACGCTCTCTGAAGATGGACCTCAGGTCACTTTGTACCAGCTG AGCCACTTCCTCCAGTGCGCTCCGGACAACCCGGAGTTTGAGGGCCTGGACTGCCACGTGTTCGAGTCGCCCTACCCGATGACCATGGCGCTGTCCGTGCTCGTCACCATTGAGATGTGCAACGCTCTGAACAG ccTGTCGGAAAACCAGTCGCTGCTGCGGATGCCTCCCTGGGAAAATGTTTGGCTGCTAGGGGCCATCTGCCTCTCTATGTCCCTCCATTTCCTCATCCTCTATGTGGAGCCTCTTCCT GTCATCTTCCAGATCACCCCCCTGGACACAATCCAGTGGATGATGGTGCTAAAGATCTCCCTGCCAGTCATCCTGCTGGACGAGCTGCTAAAGTATTTTGCCCGCTACTACATGGACTTCGGTAAACAGATGGAGAAGTCGGCCAAAGGCTGCTCTCTGCCTGCATGTTCCAAGGGCATCTCCTGGCCCTTCGTGGCCGTCTCCCTGCCCCTGGTGCTGTGGATCTACAGCACCGACACTAACGTGTCCGCCATGCTGTGGCCCTGA
- the anapc7 gene encoding anaphase-promoting complex subunit 7, producing MNVIDHVRDMAAAGLHSNVRILSSLLLTMSNNNPELFSPAQKYQLLVYHADAIFHDKEYRNAACKYSMALQQKKVLGKTSKVRTSTSGAAANMQAQSLPSEIEVKYKIAECYTILKLDKDAIAVLEGIPSRQRTPKINMMLANLYKKAGQERSAVTSYKEVLRQCPLALDAIIGLLSLSVKGAEVASMTMDVIQSIPNLDWLSVWVKAYAFIHAGDNQRAINTICSLEKKSLLRDNVDLLVSLADVYFRASDTKNAILKFEQAQMLDPYLIKGMDVYGYLMAREGHLEDVEVLGGRLFNISDQHAEPWVISGCHSFYSKRYSRALYLGAKAIQLNSNSVQALLLKGAALRNMGRVQEAIIHFREAMRLAPCRLDCYEGLIDCYLASNGIREAMGMANNIYKTLGANAQTLTILATVCLEDPVTQEKAKTLLDKALAQRPDYTKAVVKMAELLSREQKYEEGITLLRSALADQSDCVLHRMLGDFLVAINDYQEAMDQYSIALSLDPNDQKSLEGMQKMEKEESPTDATVELDGDDMEGSGEDGDLEGSDSEAAQWADQEQWFGIPSH from the exons ATGAATGTAATCGATCACGTACGGGACATGGCCGCTGCTGGCCTCCATTCCAATGTACGGATATTGAGCAGTCTGCTTCTGACGATGAGTAATAATAACCC AGAGCTGTTCTCACCAGCACAGAAGTATCAGTTGTTGGTTTATCACGCCGATGCCATTTTCCATGATAAAGAATACCGCAATGCTGCATGTAAATACAGCATGGCACTGCAACAGAAGAAGGTCCTGGGCAAAACATCCAAAGTTCGAACCTCTACCAGCGGAGCTGCGGCCAACATGCAAGCACAG AGTTTGCCATCTGAAATCGAGGTCAAGTATAAGATAGCGGAGTGCTACACTATTTTAAAACTAGACAAAGATGCCATTGCAGTCCTCGAAGGGATTCCATCCAGACAGAGGACGCCAAAG ATCAACATGATGCTGGCCAATCTGTATAAGAAGGCTGGTCAGGAACGTTCTGCCGTGACAAGCTACAAAGAGGTTCTGAGGCAGTGCCCTCTCGCCCTGGATGCAATCATTG GTCTTCTCTCGCTCTCAGTCAAAGGAGCTGAAGTGGCTTCCATGACGATGGATGTGATCCAGAGTATCCCCAACCTGGACTGGCTTTCTGTTTGGGTCAAAGCGTATGCCTTCATTCACGCTGGAGACAATCAGAGAGCTATCAACACCATTTG CTCTCTCGAAAAGAAGTCTTTGTTACGAGATAACGTGGACCTCCTGGTGAGCCTTGCCGACGTCTACTTCAGGGCGAGTGATACTAAGAACGCGATCCTCAAGTTTGAACAAGCCCAGATGCTGGACCCGTACCTCATTAAAG GAATGGATGTGTATGGATACTTGATGGCACGTGAAGGACACCTGGAGGATGTGGAAGTCCTGGGTGGAAGATTATTTAATATATCAGACCAGCATGCAGAACCGTGGGTCATCTCTGG TTGCCACAGCTTCTACAGTAAGCGATACTCCAGGGCCTTGTACCTGGGAGCCAAGGCCATCCAGCTGAACAGCAACAGTGTGCAGGCGCTGCTCCTGAAGGGTGCAGCCCTGAGGAACATGGGCCGTGTTCAAGAAGCCATCATCCACTTCAGAGAGGCCATGCGCCTGGCACCCTGCCGACTCGACTGCTATGAAG GCCTGATTGACTGTTACCTGGCCTCCAATGGGATTAGAGAAGCTATGGGAATGGCCAACAACATCTATAAGACTCTCGGGGCCAACGCGCAGACTCTGACCATCCTCGCCACGGTGTGTCTGGAGGACCCAGTGACGCAGGAGAAGGCCAAAACCCTGCTGGACAAAGCCCTGGCCCAGAGACCCGACTACACCAAAGCCGTGGTCAAGATGGCCGAACTGCTCA GTCGGGAACAGAAATACGAAGAAGGGATCACGCTCCTGCGTAGCGCACTGGCCGACCAGAGTGACTGTGTCCTGCACAGGATGCTGGGAGATTTCTTGGTGGCCATCAACGATTACCAGGAAGCCATGGACCAGTACAGCATCGCACTGAG CCTGGATCCCAATGACCAGAAGTCTTTAGAGGGAAtgcagaagatggagaaggaagagagtCCCACGGACGCCACGGTGGAGCTGGATGGGGACGACATGGAGGGCAGCGGGGAGGACGGGGATCTGGAGGGCAGCGACAGCGAAGCGGCGCAGTGGGCCGACCAGGAGCAGTGGTTCGGAATCCCCAGCCATTGA